One Natronincola ferrireducens DNA segment encodes these proteins:
- a CDS encoding ADP-ribosylglycohydrolase family protein, producing MLDRIAGVLYGMAIGDAMGMPPELWSRKKTIEVFGEIRDFLDGHKMNSISCNYKAGQFTDDTAQALVLLDSLESTNFEPNYQDVSHKLLEWAEQEDAFKLNILGPTSKEALRLIKNGESSQNISDVALSNGAAMRIAPIGCLFTPEQSKLLCKYVYELSKSTHSSDITIASACIIAMAIASAVTYGDPEKMVHDALLVEEYSLSLGAETCSPSIGSRIKLGIEYAHQFKHDEKSFMTKVYEVIGASVLASESVPAAVSIAYYAKDVKKASTMCANLGGDTDTIGAMASAICGGLTGAKAIPAEYIEVIEQANTADLRHYIHLLNARRGQV from the coding sequence ATGCTAGATAGAATAGCTGGAGTTTTGTATGGAATGGCTATAGGTGATGCAATGGGAATGCCACCAGAACTATGGAGTAGAAAAAAAACAATAGAGGTTTTCGGTGAGATAAGGGACTTTTTAGATGGACATAAAATGAATAGCATCTCGTGTAATTATAAAGCAGGGCAATTTACCGATGATACAGCACAGGCCTTAGTTTTATTAGACTCATTGGAGAGTACAAACTTTGAACCCAATTATCAAGATGTTTCCCATAAACTTCTAGAATGGGCTGAACAGGAGGACGCTTTTAAACTTAATATTTTAGGGCCTACCTCTAAAGAGGCATTAAGACTTATTAAAAATGGAGAGTCTAGTCAAAACATATCAGATGTTGCTCTATCCAATGGTGCTGCAATGCGAATAGCTCCTATTGGATGCTTATTTACACCTGAGCAATCTAAATTACTCTGCAAATATGTATATGAACTTTCCAAAAGCACTCATTCAAGTGATATTACTATTGCAAGTGCCTGTATTATTGCTATGGCAATTGCTTCTGCTGTTACATATGGAGATCCAGAAAAGATGGTACATGATGCTCTTTTGGTGGAAGAATATAGCTTGTCATTAGGAGCTGAGACTTGTAGTCCATCTATAGGTTCAAGAATTAAATTAGGAATAGAATATGCACACCAATTTAAGCACGATGAAAAAAGCTTTATGACTAAGGTGTATGAGGTAATTGGAGCTAGTGTTTTAGCTTCAGAATCTGTTCCAGCTGCAGTTTCTATTGCATATTATGCCAAAGATGTAAAAAAGGCTTCTACCATGTGTGCTAATTTAGGTGGTGATACAGATACTATTGGGGCAATGGCTTCAGCAATATGCGGAGGATTAACAGGAGCAAAAGCAATACCTGCAGAATATATAGAAGTGATAGAACAAGCAAATACAGCTGATTTAAGACATTATATTCATCTATTAAATGCAAGGAGGGGTCAAGTATGA